A segment of the Scomber japonicus isolate fScoJap1 chromosome 5, fScoJap1.pri, whole genome shotgun sequence genome:
TATCTGGAGCTCCGGGCTCTGCTCCCTGAGGTAAACTAATAAGTTCACAATGTCCAACTCATATCTAATGTGTTCATTTACTCGTTTACTTATAATCATTATGccgtgtcttttttttttaatcagataTACGAGTTGGACGGCAGCACTCACGACAAAGCCTGGGCTCTAAAGACCTACCAGGAGATCACCAGACAGTTCACGGCAGACCACCCAGACTTCTTTGGAGCAAGAATCATCTTCACAGTCCACAGGTGCTTTACTTAGTAAGTCTGAATTACACACAGCTTTTATGATATAATCATTGCTTTTAACACTGTGTATATTTCAGGGGAGTAAATGCAACTGTAATGACTGGAGTTGTGAAGGAAGCAATGACGCTGCAGAGAGACTTCCCAGATATCATGGCTGGTTTTGACCTGGTAAGATGCAGTTAGTTTATTAATAGTGTTCATTTGACTGAGAATGCAGATACTAATATAAAAATCCATGtcagtgaaaacaaaaatgGCTGAAATGTTACTTCGATACAACTGCTACAATTGCACAATATGTCTTTTTTAATAATGGGACACACCTTCTCTCTGCATGTGCAGGTAGGCCGTGAGGACTCAGGCAGACCCCTGTGGTATTTCAGAGAGGCCCTGTCACTGCCAGTAGAGAAAGGGGTGacacttcctttctttttccatgCTGGTGAGACTGGTGAGTTCATGAGTGCCCATTGTATAATGCTTTAACATTTAGTTTTTAACATCTACATTATTGATGATTTGGCTCAGAAATGAATCCATACATGCTCTAAAGCAGGCCAGGTTTAGAGATAATCAACTTATTATTCCTGTGTGAAATAAGGAGCTCTATGGAGTAACTGCTCAAGCTGCCACAAGGGGGCACTATTTAACCTGTATCATCAGAAATCAATGTTGGAGGACAAACTCTACCTTggtgtttcaatgttttattcattgctCACTCAATGAAGTGTGGGATTATCACAGTcggtgatttaaaaaaaaaaaatgattaaatgctAGAACGTGGAAAAACAAATGTGATTCTGTTACGGAGCAGTGCATGTGACACAGAATGTGACAAGGTACAATTCAAACCATATCATAAGCATTATTCTATTATTCATTTATACTGTAATCACCTTCTTAAATAACAtgcattgtgtttgtttctacCACATGTAGATCTCGAGGGCACAGAAGTGGACCAGAACTTGTTGGATGCTCTTTTGTTGAACACTTCACGCATTGGCCATGGATTTGCTCTGCTTCGCCACCCAGTGGCCAGAGATCTCTCCAGGAAGAGAGGGGTGGCTGTGGAAGTGTGCCCCATCTCCAACCAGGTACACTGTCTTCTTATGAACCCTACTGCACAATAAATATTTTCTTCCAACTACTACAATGCATTTATTAGTGTGCATACCTTGAAACTTATGAAAAATTAGGCTGtatttgaacatgttaaacTTGTCTTTTCTTATTGTCATTCAGGTATTGAAGCTGGTAAATGACATGCGAAACCACCCAGCAGCTGCGCTGATGTCAGAGAACCACCCAGTCGTCATCAGCTCTGATGACCCTGCCATGTTCGGTTCCTCTGGCCTCTCTTATGACTTCTATGAGGCTTTTGTGGGCTTTGGTGGGATTAGATCCCATATAGGCTCCCTCAAAGAGTTGGCCATGAACTCTATTAGGTGAGATGAAACTGAAATTTGACTGACACATTTTCAGTTGAGTTGTGTGAGAGTGCTCACATGCTTGAGCAGACTGCTCATTGAAATGTTCCTGTTTATCTTTCAGGTATAGTTCTTTGAACCCAAAGCAACAGGAAAAGGCCCTGGCTCTGTGGCAGAGAAGATGGGATAAGTTTGTCTCTGAAAATGCTTTTTaggaagaaaacatttttaatgctATCAGGCCTTAATATTCCTTTGAGAAAGGAAAGTATTGACCCATGAAGTACAAATGGAAATAGGATAGTAAACACTGCTGTGCATGAGCAGGTTTATGGGGCACAAATAAAGAGAGTGAAGCTACTTTTAGAGGAGACTGTGGAGCTGCTGTGAGTATGAGCCATGTAccacaaaaaaaggaacattacTTGAACTACACAGAAGGTGTAGCCTCAATCAAAAGGAATCTTATGTCTAGTCATTCAGAAGTTATGTATATGAATGTATTTGCACTTTAAGATTCAGATTTGCCAATGTACAATAACAGTGCCAGACAGCAATTTTAACCGTTAAAGTGCTGAATGCTGTATGATTTCTCTTTGTAGTATGTTTGCGGTTCGCTTGTGCTTTGTAATAAGATAATAGGTAGATTGTTAAAAGGTGTGTGAAATTCTTTGGGCTGTGAAAAAGCTGTTCTTAAAAAGGACACCGttcattttatacagttttatgttgttttttacttgAATATCGTTTGTTAGATTTTTAGCTCGATAAAACTGTTCTTTTGTCACATAttattaaatttattttaaaaaatacctgTGAAAAAGTTTCACATCATCCAGACATTTAAAAGTTGAGAACTGTCTGAATTAACTTTGACGTGATTAAAAGAAGCTGATAATTAACATGCTTGGTTCAGTTTATTTGATGTTCTTCACACGAAGCACCGTTAGCAGTACTTATCCATCATCATCTGCTGGTGGTGTTGAATTGGTCGAAGAAGCTGTCATCAATGCACCCCCTTTCAATGTCCggcttccttaaaatgacatcaattCAAAAACGATTAGTGAGacaatatttgaatatattatgTGTGTACAGTTGAGTGAAAGTCAGCGTTTTCAAAATTTTACTGTTGTCTCTGTGATTCAGCCAGTCTGATGTTGGTGTTGTCCTGGTGTCGTCTCAGCAGCTTGTTCAGTCTTGCCTGCTGCCTCTCAAGTAGCAGAGCTGTGCGAGCCGAGTCCAAGCGGACACGATCTAActgctcctcttctttcttcttctctaattCTGTTCTCTACACATGCACAGATAACAAAGAAACACGCCATGAGGGAACAGCTTCACAAAGCACCGACATGTGATGTGGTGTTGTTGTCATTTGCTCCCGTTTTACCTTTTTCTCCTCTATTTGATGTTTCTGGAACTGGATGATTTGCGGCAGGCTCTCAGCAGGTGCTCTACTGTCACTGCTGGGGCAAAGACCTGGCGCTCCTACCATGCCCAGGGAGGGTTCGGCATCTACACCAATCAGCTGTTCTTGCAGGTGGTTCATTGTGGCTGCTTGATAATCCTTGTCTTTACACTCCTGTTCCTTGCGACGCTTCTCTTTAGtcttcatccacacacacagatgaggtGAGcgtgataaaaaaaagtattgttaGCAGAGATGCACCTAAATGAGTCCTCAATTCATATAATCAGAATCAACTCCAGTGTGAAAGTAAGTTTGGTTTAATGTctagaataaattaaaatgtcaatgaTAACAGAAATGAGCTACTACTAATACGAAACAATACATTCATTAATAGAACACACTAGTTTAAAAACATCTGACTGAATATGAGTTATTACCACAATGACTTACCATGGCCAGATTGCACTCTTTAGTAGCAACTATGGCTGCTTTTCTACTCTCCATCTCCATGTTCTGAAGCTGCAGAGCTGTGTTATCCATGTCTACTCTGCTTTGGTCATAGCGCTGCTCTGAAGAccaagaagagaaggagaaatgaGCTGAATtgaactttgtgtgtgtgtgtgaactcaaTGTGTATGAGAAATCAGACTAAACCTACTTTCCAGCCTCTTTTCATGTGTTTCTAccgctctctctgtctgctgctggatGAGCCAACCCCTAAACTgttccctctgtctctgctgtctgCTCCTGCTGTCTGGGTCCTCGCCTACCAGGCCAGGGAGCATCATCTGGGCATCACTTTGGTCTGTTTTCCTGCAGCGGTGTGGGTCATTCAGGTCATACTTCCGCTGGCACCAAGGTTGCTGGTACTGATTGCGGTAGTTGACAATATCCTTTTCCATTGCACGTTTTTCCTTCTGTTGTTGGCTATAGAGAAGGCCGGCTACTTTGCAGTTTTGAAGCATGTCAGCATCTATATAGGGAacacatcccacacacacacatcatagtCCACTTCATTTGAACTTATGAGTGTCCCAAAGTATTATAATATGCAACACAGTGGCAATGATAAACACGCATTATTATCATATCATGGGTGATATGACATAATTCAAGTTACTCTGTTGTTAAGAGTTAGGCTATTTGATAACTGTACTAGTTCACAACATCACTGCCGTCAGACAACATTAGGACATGTCGTTTAGCTAACTTACCGTAAGTACTCTGTTTCTCTTTCGCTGCatcttcttgtttctttttgtctttcaccTGCATGTCAAGGGCTTCCTTGTCAACCTGTAAAACAAAACGTGGTCTTAGCAGCACATTTCAATCCCAATTTAGTGTTGCTTTAACCTCAGGTGCTAGCTGCAGTCACAGGTAATAATGTTAATTTAGCTGAGCAGAAGCACGTACCCCAATGGTCCTCACTTTAGCGTTAAAAATCCTCTGTTGTCTCTCAGTTTCTTTGTTGCGACGCCTCTCTAGAGTTGCCATAGCGGTGCGGTCTGCGAGTACttcaacattaaacattttgacTCATTTAAATTGCATTTAACGTAACTGGTATTCAAATGTATAACCTGTGTGGGAAACGCTAGAAACTCCCATTTCAAACACTGGTTGCTAAGAAACCTGAGCTCCGTGTTGCCAGTCCTCGCGAGAGTAAGCAACCAAGTCTCTGGAAAGATGTCATGTCAATGTCAATGATGGATTTCCACcatttctttttacagtctatgatttccACTTACTGGCCTCTTCATTAGGTATACCTGTGCTATCTTCTATACAATAATGAAGTTTAAACAATTCAGTTTTTGTCTAGAAGGTGataattttactttatatttttattgaggTCGTACTAAGTGGTATTGGGGGcaattatattgaatggtgttcctttAAATGAAGGAATACTCCacaatttcttttcatttgatgttttaatatgaagtaattattttttataaatgccCTTAAATACACTGAAGGcgattaaaatatataatcattatcattctttgtggttacaccatgagacattttcaggagcactcagtcttactttgtgtaaaaaaaaaggttgtaaatGTGATtctaaatgatataaaaccaacataaacacaaaatgtacatattagCAAACATTATGCATGTTTTCAAAGCTATTTTTAGGACAGATTTGAATTTCTCTTATTTGTTGCTGACCCAAATACAAGGAGCAAAGATacatggtacacacacacacacacacacacacacacacacctctattCTCTTGGATAGGTTTAATTTACATTGATTTTACATGTACGTTTTAAATCttttgcacaaacacaaactaggCCTTTTCAAATGTCAGTCTTTGCTGAGTAAACTGTCTAAACTATTACTAACTCCATGAATACACAATTATATCAGCACTCATCCACAGCGAAGAGATATGCTCAGTTGAGCTCTTCAAGAATGACTTCTATATGGTATGTCTGGCACCATTCGCTATACCTATTGAATTGTCAAAAGACATTTCTTTCGAAATGCCAACTAAAGACACACCGCACAGGCACTGGCAAAAAAAGAGTTAAGGACAATACTTTCTACCTACTGTTCTTGAAAGCACTTGTGCTGCATGGTGCTGGGACCTAATGGAGGACCTCATAagttaaatgtatttacagtatgtattttacagtatattgCTGCTGataggttttttaaaaatcaagcaTCAGACAGTTTTATTAATCAattttatttccaaatagatttaaaagaaataataataacaatattcaacatttgaaaatatttaaaaacaggcCTTTATCTCAGCACACCAACACAAAATTGTTTTGGCCTCCACTTAGCAGTGCAAGACAGTGCAAACCCTTGTGATTTGTAAAAATAATTGCATTCTCACTATAAACTGTTTTCTACTGACACTAAGACACTGTTAAAACATCCAGCCACACCACCCTTAGTACCATAATCATGTGACATTTGAgaaaaattattatttacaaGATTCTCAAATTGAAGATTtaacagaaaagacaaaacataactttttttttttaaagattcctCACTTCATTTATATAACCACAAATTTTATTCTTAAAGGTACAATTGTGTACAAAATTAATGACAAACAACACTGATATTTTTATATctaaaaaatagtgaaaaattgacaagttcatttaaattttaacaAGATGAGAAGTACTACAGTTGTCAGGATTACAACAGTACAGCTATTAAAAcagtaatgtttaaaaaaagataaagtagATTTGAACTTTGAGTATTTTTAGAAGGCAGCATGTTTATCCAGGTCTACATGGCTCATAATCCAGCTAATTCTTTTCAGGCAGTTCAGGTGTACATGCTGCGGTCTCTACTCCTCTATGAACCCTTTTCTAAATTCACTTTTTTCATTTACTCCTTCACATAATGACTTGTGTGGGCCTTTGTCTTCATGGAAGTTACTTCTGTAACTGATGATAATGCTCAGTAAAATATTTTCAGAATAGATTacaaaaactatttatattttcagaCCTAATGTTCAATCAACAGCCCCAAACGTTTTGcattaaaatggttttaaaatgtattcattttggCAAGTTGGGCAGCATGCAGTATGCAAACATGGTCCGagttaacttttttcttttttaacattttatggcAGTATACTTTATTGGTAACGGTTCGAGCCAAGGTCCACTGCATATCAATTTACAAGATAATTTCCCCGAAGACCAGCCTTCTTTGGGGAAATTATCTCGTAAATTTTAAATCTCGTAAAGTTTATATTGAAATCCACTGATGTAATTATTACTCCCATGTTGTAGGACAATCAAACCTatgatacatttaatttaatcagaacagtaagaacaaacatttaattagTCATACATTTGGATCTTGAGGCGTTAGAGCATTTGATTGACAATATGGGATTTTCTAAACTCTTTCAGTTTTGTATGATCTTGTCCTTTGGAATTTTGATAGGTTCCAAAAAGTTAATTAACACATTAGTTTGGACTTATAAATAATTCTGCTTAacattcatcttttctttttatgtgacTTAAACTAAGCAATTAAAATTATAActggcatatcaataaattctgaaaatacatttcttgCAGCCTAAACATCCACagttttttaaaggttttccAATCCTGCTTTAAAAGTACATTTCCTTACGTTTCCCCAAAGATTTACAAAATCTATTCACTTTTTCC
Coding sequences within it:
- the ribc2 gene encoding RIB43A-like with coiled-coils protein 2; this encodes MFNVEVLADRTAMATLERRRNKETERQQRIFNAKVRTIGVDKEALDMQVKDKKKQEDAAKEKQSTYDADMLQNCKVAGLLYSQQQKEKRAMEKDIVNYRNQYQQPWCQRKYDLNDPHRCRKTDQSDAQMMLPGLVGEDPDSRSRQQRQREQFRGWLIQQQTERAVETHEKRLEKQRYDQSRVDMDNTALQLQNMEMESRKAAIVATKECNLAMTKEKRRKEQECKDKDYQAATMNHLQEQLIGVDAEPSLGMVGAPGLCPSSDSRAPAESLPQIIQFQKHQIEEKKRTELEKKKEEEQLDRVRLDSARTALLLERQQARLNKLLRRHQDNTNIRLAESQRQQKPDIERGCIDDSFFDQFNTTSR
- the ada2a gene encoding adenosine deaminase 2-A, which translates into the protein MAVQLQRSYTAVACLLLYYLSSGLSIPDPRLREALIQLEISMQTGGQMVLNDAEKQLDARLFKMKQEEIMRADFPPAMHFFKARHLIRTSPIFSLLQKMPKGGALHIHDFAMIDVEWLVKNVTYRPHCYICFTDNQSIRFIFSSSLPKPIPHCSAWTLLENLRAKTANTTDLDNSIMGNLTLFTDKDPETVYPSQDVVWSRFEQAFYALWGLVTYAPVFRDYYYQGLSEFYRDNIMYLELRALLPEIYELDGSTHDKAWALKTYQEITRQFTADHPDFFGARIIFTVHRGVNATVMTGVVKEAMTLQRDFPDIMAGFDLVGREDSGRPLWYFREALSLPVEKGVTLPFFFHAGETDLEGTEVDQNLLDALLLNTSRIGHGFALLRHPVARDLSRKRGVAVEVCPISNQVLKLVNDMRNHPAAALMSENHPVVISSDDPAMFGSSGLSYDFYEAFVGFGGIRSHIGSLKELAMNSIRYSSLNPKQQEKALALWQRRWDKFVSENAF